The following proteins are co-located in the Pedobacter sp. FW305-3-2-15-E-R2A2 genome:
- a CDS encoding LytTR family DNA-binding domain-containing protein produces MRILIVEDEGRIAGRIERMSRSFFGAKLQQITICEAIEEALAFLENNEIEVLLLDLNLNGRDGFELLKSVVSGSFHTIIISAYIEKAITAFEYGVLDFVAKPFDERRLSQAFQRISIAENQKENGLRFLAVKRSGNIALIDVNELLYIKGAGIYAELHLKNGKQELHDKSLEKLEQLLPASFERIHKSYLVPIGQAMKITVSSGSKYQLLLENGEALPIGRTRYAALKEKLFH; encoded by the coding sequence ATGAGAATATTAATAGTGGAAGATGAAGGCCGCATTGCGGGAAGAATTGAACGCATGAGCCGTAGCTTTTTCGGCGCAAAGCTGCAGCAGATTACGATTTGTGAAGCGATAGAAGAAGCATTGGCTTTTTTGGAAAATAATGAGATAGAGGTATTGCTGCTGGATTTAAATCTAAATGGAAGGGATGGTTTTGAGCTGTTGAAATCGGTGGTCTCCGGATCTTTTCATACCATCATTATTTCCGCCTATATAGAAAAGGCCATCACTGCATTTGAATATGGTGTGCTTGATTTTGTAGCCAAGCCTTTTGATGAACGCAGGCTGTCTCAGGCTTTTCAAAGGATTTCTATTGCGGAAAATCAGAAGGAGAACGGGCTTCGGTTTCTGGCAGTAAAAAGATCAGGAAATATTGCGCTGATTGATGTGAATGAACTCCTTTATATTAAAGGAGCGGGGATTTACGCGGAACTGCATTTGAAAAATGGCAAACAGGAACTCCATGATAAGTCATTGGAGAAGCTGGAGCAATTGCTGCCAGCTTCTTTTGAAAGGATTCATAAATCTTATCTCGTTCCGATCGGACAGGCGATGAAAATCACCGTCAGCTCAGGAAGTAAATACCAGCTTTTACTGGAAAACGGGGAGGCACTTCCTATTGGCAGAACCCGGTATGCCGCTTTAAAAGAAAAGCTGTTTCATTAA
- a CDS encoding histidine kinase, with amino-acid sequence MFRFTLLIALLLALSSCKREVVYEVSDPVYKTGDSLALAAKTFNSKGWAQERGETGTGVFWLRSDVLIREIMTTEHLGIDIHTFGAFEVFWDGQKIGENGKVAAGTSELPGTEKSSFLIPDSLATKGKHLLALRASQSYEQDTDRRFAVRMESYDRLLQEPLIMTSFMNLMAGAFLIAAIYYLFMFINSSRKEYAILIFCVTCFLFFALLIVEYLKFYVDIPYTRFYLRLETIGWLTFSIALLVPLYFTIQFSFKRRWLLMGILLIALLYIYVSHFREYDLSAMYFSYAMWVAALIVVANALVQKEKGGGIVLAGLLLSAVVNFFLYYDIGLFISFTIIVLCMLYLYAIRAKEVERAHQTSLLLSSRLKLELLKKNIQPHFIKNTLTSLMDWVEESPKEGALFVQALAAEFDILNQIAEETLVPVSKEIELCQVHLKVMQFRKEISYDWTSSNIDLSDLIPPAIIHTALENGITHSAPPEDGIIRFNLNFERGQGYKKYALSTTAKNRPMRKDKSSGTGFQYIQARLTESYGAAWGFDSRSLTNGWQTEITIYTPQ; translated from the coding sequence ATGTTCCGATTTACGCTATTGATTGCGCTTCTTCTTGCCTTATCCTCTTGTAAAAGAGAGGTCGTTTATGAGGTTTCCGATCCGGTTTATAAGACCGGGGATAGCCTGGCCTTGGCGGCTAAAACTTTCAATTCAAAGGGATGGGCGCAGGAACGTGGGGAAACAGGAACCGGGGTTTTTTGGCTGAGGTCTGATGTTTTGATCAGGGAAATCATGACCACCGAACATTTGGGTATAGATATTCATACTTTCGGTGCTTTTGAAGTGTTCTGGGATGGGCAGAAAATTGGGGAGAATGGAAAAGTAGCTGCCGGGACTTCGGAGTTGCCCGGTACGGAAAAAAGTAGTTTTCTGATCCCGGATTCCTTAGCCACAAAAGGAAAACACCTATTGGCGTTAAGGGCTTCCCAGTCTTATGAACAGGATACCGATCGCCGGTTTGCGGTCAGGATGGAAAGCTACGACCGGCTGCTGCAGGAACCTCTGATCATGACGTCTTTTATGAACCTGATGGCAGGCGCATTTCTGATCGCTGCGATATATTACCTCTTTATGTTTATCAACAGCAGTCGGAAGGAATATGCCATATTGATTTTCTGCGTGACTTGTTTTCTGTTTTTCGCCCTGTTAATCGTTGAATACCTCAAATTCTACGTTGACATTCCTTATACCCGTTTCTATTTGAGACTGGAGACGATCGGATGGCTTACCTTTTCCATAGCATTATTGGTTCCCCTATATTTTACCATTCAGTTTTCTTTTAAAAGGAGATGGCTGTTGATGGGCATATTGCTCATTGCATTGCTTTATATCTATGTTTCTCATTTCAGGGAATATGACCTCAGCGCGATGTATTTCAGTTATGCGATGTGGGTTGCCGCGCTGATCGTGGTGGCCAATGCACTTGTTCAAAAGGAAAAAGGAGGAGGGATTGTCCTGGCCGGACTGCTCCTTAGTGCGGTCGTCAATTTCTTTTTGTATTACGATATTGGTCTGTTTATCAGTTTTACGATCATCGTACTTTGCATGCTTTACCTGTATGCCATCAGGGCCAAGGAAGTGGAAAGGGCGCATCAAACTTCTTTGCTCTTATCCTCCCGGTTAAAACTGGAATTGCTGAAGAAAAATATCCAGCCTCATTTCATTAAGAACACCTTAACCTCCCTGATGGATTGGGTAGAGGAATCCCCAAAAGAAGGGGCACTTTTTGTGCAGGCCCTGGCCGCAGAATTTGATATCCTCAACCAGATCGCGGAGGAGACTTTAGTTCCGGTCAGCAAGGAAATCGAGTTGTGTCAGGTTCACCTGAAGGTGATGCAGTTTCGTAAAGAAATCAGTTACGACTGGACCAGCTCAAATATTGACCTGTCCGATCTGATCCCACCGGCAATTATCCATACGGCATTGGAAAATGGAATTACCCATAGTGCTCCCCCTGAAGATGGCATCATCCGCTTTAATTTAAACTTTGAACGGGGCCAGGGTTATAAGAAATATGCTTTGAGCACCACTGCTAAAAACAGACCTATGAGAAAAGATAAATCGTCCGGTACGGGCTTTCAATACATTCAGGCGCGTTTAACAGAGAGCTATGGAGCTGCCTGGGGCTTTGATTCCCGGAGTTTAACCAATGGCTGGCAAACAGAAATTACCATTTATACCCCTCAATGA
- a CDS encoding LysR family transcriptional regulator, which yields MVNLEWYRTFKAIYQTGSVTAAAKVLFISQPNVSQHLSALEAHVGKQLFERKPKFLATDYGKLFYTQVVEPLEKLEDVETEFRAICLSKKLPLLRLGSAKEYFHAVSSRYLTDLPAQLKVSFGLTKDLIQKLLKEELDFVIATQHGQEQGIVYEPILTEHFTLVGDAGIDTSTFNEYLQHENWTAAEQWLLQQTWFAYSPDLAIIRRFWLNNFEKRPAIKPAFIIPDMNTILQAISNGKGISIAANYLTEALISEQKIKTIWTGRRETSNTLYLAYDQSKVSQEQIKIMNDLLKTSQQL from the coding sequence ATGGTAAACCTGGAATGGTACAGAACATTTAAAGCGATCTATCAGACGGGCTCGGTCACCGCAGCTGCTAAAGTATTGTTCATCTCACAACCCAATGTAAGTCAGCATCTCTCGGCGCTGGAGGCTCATGTCGGGAAACAATTATTTGAGAGAAAGCCTAAGTTCCTGGCTACGGATTACGGAAAATTATTTTACACGCAGGTCGTAGAACCGCTGGAAAAACTGGAAGATGTGGAAACCGAATTTAGGGCCATTTGTCTTTCCAAAAAGCTCCCCTTACTTCGTCTGGGATCTGCAAAAGAATACTTCCATGCCGTTTCTTCCAGGTACCTGACTGACCTTCCCGCTCAGTTGAAAGTATCCTTCGGCCTGACTAAAGACCTTATTCAGAAACTTTTAAAAGAGGAATTGGATTTTGTGATCGCGACACAGCACGGTCAGGAACAAGGTATCGTTTATGAGCCGATACTGACAGAACATTTTACGCTTGTCGGAGATGCAGGCATAGATACTTCCACATTTAACGAATACCTTCAGCATGAAAACTGGACAGCAGCAGAACAATGGCTGCTTCAGCAAACCTGGTTTGCCTATAGTCCTGATCTGGCAATTATCCGGAGGTTCTGGCTAAACAATTTCGAAAAACGGCCGGCCATAAAACCCGCATTTATAATCCCGGATATGAACACCATTCTTCAGGCGATAAGTAACGGCAAGGGAATCAGCATTGCGGCAAATTACCTTACCGAAGCCTTAATTTCGGAACAAAAGATAAAAACAATCTGGACAGGAAGACGGGAAACGTCAAACACCTTGTACCTGGCCTATGATCAGAGCAAAGTGAGTCAGGAGCAAATCAAAATCATGAACGATCTGTTAAAAACATCACAACAATTATAA
- a CDS encoding MFS transporter, with protein MDISTFNAFKSRNYRLYFTGQSVSLIGTWMQKTAVSWVIYEKTHSNFMLGLTLFASLFPSFVFSFLGGVAADRYNRYKLLLLTQVASMLQAVLLTLLIFFKDYSVWEIIALSAMLGIINAFDVPARQSLVYEMVENKADLPNALALNSSMVNLSRLIGPGLAGLALEKFGEDICFGLNAFSFIAVIGSLLMMRLPKFTATAHQKNIFSELKEGFQYIRRTPSISYVLLMLALISLFVLPFSTLIPVYAKDIFKGTASTFGVIDSVIGLGAFSGAIFLASLKPGRNLRRILAISTLIFGAGLVLFSHSTYYPVALVFAAISGFGMMSQITISNTLIQTTVDPAMRGRVISFYAMAFFGMQPLGGLLIGTLSHLIGTPDTVMIQGFITLLIGFLLFRFLRKAKKRLQEAAALDQN; from the coding sequence ATGGATATAAGTACTTTCAACGCATTTAAGAGTCGCAATTACCGATTATATTTTACCGGACAATCCGTGTCGCTGATTGGGACCTGGATGCAAAAAACGGCAGTCAGCTGGGTGATCTATGAGAAAACGCATTCTAACTTTATGCTTGGACTGACACTCTTTGCCAGCTTATTTCCATCCTTTGTGTTCTCTTTTCTGGGTGGGGTAGCAGCAGACCGCTATAACCGTTATAAGCTCTTGCTGCTTACTCAGGTGGCCTCGATGTTGCAGGCCGTGCTTTTGACCTTGCTGATTTTCTTTAAGGACTATTCCGTTTGGGAGATCATTGCTTTAAGTGCCATGCTGGGCATCATCAATGCTTTTGATGTACCGGCAAGACAATCTTTAGTTTATGAAATGGTAGAAAATAAAGCCGACCTGCCCAATGCGCTGGCTTTGAATTCTTCTATGGTGAACCTTTCCCGGTTGATCGGACCCGGACTGGCTGGACTGGCCCTGGAGAAATTTGGAGAAGACATTTGTTTTGGCTTAAACGCTTTTAGTTTTATCGCCGTAATCGGCTCTTTATTGATGATGAGGCTGCCAAAATTTACAGCGACAGCGCATCAAAAGAATATTTTTTCAGAACTTAAAGAAGGCTTTCAATACATCAGAAGAACACCTTCCATCTCTTATGTGCTCCTGATGCTGGCATTGATCAGTCTCTTTGTCTTGCCATTTAGTACCTTGATTCCGGTATATGCAAAAGACATCTTTAAAGGTACGGCTTCTACTTTTGGTGTGATCGACAGTGTGATTGGACTCGGTGCTTTTTCCGGAGCAATTTTTCTGGCCTCTCTTAAACCCGGAAGAAACCTGAGGAGAATCCTGGCCATCAGTACCCTCATCTTTGGTGCCGGACTGGTTTTATTTTCGCACAGCACTTATTATCCGGTTGCACTGGTCTTTGCGGCAATCTCCGGCTTTGGAATGATGTCGCAGATTACCATCAGTAATACCCTCATTCAAACGACCGTAGATCCGGCAATGCGGGGAAGAGTGATCAGCTTTTATGCGATGGCATTTTTTGGAATGCAGCCTTTAGGCGGGCTTTTAATCGGGACTTTGTCTCATTTGATCGGAACACCCGATACCGTGATGATACAGGGCTTTATTACTTTGTTGATCGGCTTTTTGCTTTTCCGTTTTCTTCGTAAGGCCAAAAAAAGACTACAGGAAGCAGCAGCTCTTGATCAGAATTAA
- a CDS encoding outer membrane beta-barrel family protein: MNIRLFFLFVLLCFNAAAQPLSPEKNKGMISGRLTDHSSKLSIAYVTISIKDQAAKSVVVAMSNEKGFFKIEELPFGTFNIEFRFMGFQPLIKSVILTAAQSTAELGILSLEEDKNLLKEVSINGEKSTLNLKLDKKIFEVGKDVLLQSGSLTELLNSVPSVAVSPSGTLSLRGNSNVFVLINGRRSGLTQGNALEQIPADHIERIEVITNPSSRYDASGSAGIINIILKKNKNTGFNGQARIVAGLPNDSRINPSLNYKSDKLNLFSTFGIRNTDYNGLYQTKQTITDQGKPTHLNQVQKEDRNDKGKLFYLGADYFINAQNTITAAFLRNATKDHDKTILNYDFSSSLATDSTIRRNGESRESRNYNQLEFNYTKTFKDAGKKLTVDMQYDFWNSDKNWELNTTRLSPVMATNAPIRTASIGSSKDFLLQTDFVQPLSTRSNLELGLKLEKRLVSSDFKAEEQPGDSWHIIDGIDNKMDYNELIGSAYTQFSSKIKKFSYLIGLRTEATKITIEDLGNEFNNKKDYLRLFPTLHTSYEFKTGSALQLSYSKRINRPSLYLLYPFNELTDFNAQFVGNPDLNPSYANVFEFSFLQKWGTLTFNPSLYYQYIKSPIQDYTYRNSNGVFISSAVNIDQEIRRGAELSILYNPVKVLSLNLELNIYHFEQAGAFGTQDFNFSGGASTARLGAQVKLPAEFSLQGRYNFTGVQSNAQSRTNAIHFMDLGLSKNLFKNKATVVLDGTNVLNSRKTNTLTRGTNYVLNQVSRPDASRYRLSFVYRFKGKESQSVRQAKTGNRN; this comes from the coding sequence ATGAACATTCGACTCTTTTTCCTTTTTGTATTGCTTTGTTTCAACGCTGCTGCACAGCCGCTCTCTCCTGAAAAAAATAAAGGGATGATCAGTGGCCGTTTAACAGACCATTCCAGCAAACTTTCCATCGCCTACGTAACCATCAGCATTAAAGACCAGGCCGCAAAATCTGTTGTCGTCGCAATGAGCAACGAAAAAGGATTCTTTAAAATTGAGGAGCTTCCCTTTGGCACCTTTAACATAGAATTCAGGTTCATGGGCTTTCAGCCATTGATAAAGTCCGTTATCCTGACTGCTGCTCAAAGTACCGCTGAGCTTGGCATCTTATCTTTAGAAGAAGACAAAAACCTGTTAAAGGAAGTATCGATCAATGGCGAAAAATCAACCCTCAACCTAAAGCTGGATAAAAAGATATTTGAAGTCGGCAAAGACGTGTTGCTGCAAAGTGGCTCCCTGACGGAATTGCTGAACAGTGTACCTTCCGTTGCGGTAAGTCCATCGGGAACCCTGAGCCTAAGGGGAAACAGCAATGTATTTGTCCTCATTAACGGCCGCCGTTCCGGACTTACACAGGGCAATGCGCTCGAGCAGATTCCTGCCGATCATATCGAAAGAATCGAAGTCATCACGAACCCTTCTTCCAGGTATGATGCCTCCGGTTCAGCAGGGATCATCAACATCATTCTGAAGAAAAATAAGAATACCGGGTTTAACGGACAGGCCAGGATTGTTGCAGGTCTTCCCAATGATTCGAGGATTAATCCAAGCTTGAATTACAAGTCGGACAAGCTCAATCTGTTTTCCACTTTTGGCATTAGAAATACGGATTATAATGGCCTGTATCAGACTAAACAAACCATAACAGATCAAGGAAAACCGACACACCTGAATCAGGTACAGAAAGAAGACCGCAATGATAAAGGAAAGCTGTTCTACCTTGGCGCTGATTATTTTATCAACGCTCAAAATACCATTACCGCAGCCTTTCTTCGAAATGCAACCAAAGATCACGATAAAACAATTTTAAATTACGACTTCAGCAGTTCCCTTGCTACAGACAGCACGATTCGACGTAATGGAGAATCCAGGGAGTCCAGAAATTACAATCAACTGGAATTTAACTATACCAAAACCTTTAAGGACGCCGGGAAAAAGCTGACTGTAGACATGCAGTATGACTTCTGGAACAGCGATAAAAACTGGGAGTTGAACACCACCAGGCTGTCGCCGGTAATGGCAACAAACGCTCCGATCCGAACGGCTTCCATAGGTTCGAGCAAAGATTTCCTTTTACAAACCGATTTTGTACAGCCACTGAGTACCCGATCCAATCTTGAACTGGGATTAAAACTGGAAAAGAGATTGGTGAGCAGCGATTTCAAAGCAGAAGAACAACCGGGAGATTCCTGGCACATCATAGATGGAATTGACAATAAAATGGATTACAATGAACTGATTGGAAGTGCCTATACCCAGTTTAGCAGTAAAATCAAGAAGTTTTCTTATTTGATCGGCTTACGTACTGAAGCCACAAAAATCACGATTGAAGATCTTGGAAATGAGTTCAACAATAAAAAAGATTACCTCCGTTTGTTTCCAACCCTTCATACCAGCTACGAGTTTAAGACTGGCTCTGCTTTGCAGCTGAGCTATAGCAAACGCATCAACCGACCTTCATTATACCTTTTATACCCTTTCAATGAACTCACGGATTTCAATGCGCAATTTGTCGGCAATCCCGACCTGAACCCATCCTACGCCAATGTATTTGAATTCAGTTTCTTACAAAAATGGGGAACATTAACCTTTAATCCTTCCCTCTATTATCAATACATCAAAAGCCCGATACAGGATTATACGTATAGAAATTCAAATGGTGTTTTTATCAGTTCAGCGGTCAACATTGACCAGGAGATCAGACGCGGTGCGGAACTGAGCATTCTTTACAATCCGGTTAAAGTGCTTTCCCTAAACCTGGAATTGAACATTTATCATTTTGAACAGGCCGGCGCATTCGGCACGCAGGATTTCAATTTCTCTGGCGGAGCCTCCACTGCGAGACTGGGCGCACAGGTAAAGCTCCCGGCAGAGTTCAGTCTTCAGGGACGATATAATTTTACCGGAGTGCAAAGTAATGCGCAAAGCCGGACCAATGCGATCCATTTCATGGACCTGGGCTTAAGTAAAAACCTGTTTAAGAATAAAGCGACAGTGGTTTTAGATGGAACAAATGTGCTCAACAGCAGGAAGACCAACACTTTAACCAGGGGGACAAATTATGTCTTAAACCAGGTCAGTCGTCCCGATGCATCCAGGTATCGCTTGAGTTTTGTCTATCGTTTTAAGGGGAAAGAAAGCCAGTCTGTGCGTCAGGCAAAGACTGGAAACCGGAATTAA
- a CDS encoding DUF4269 domain-containing protein, with amino-acid sequence MIKKFDTIAHLASGTLKQQDAYDTLETHQVLEKLKSFDPILAGTVPIDIAIADSDLDVICC; translated from the coding sequence ATGATCAAAAAGTTTGACACCATTGCTCATCTCGCCAGTGGCACTTTAAAACAGCAGGATGCTTATGATACACTGGAAACGCACCAGGTATTAGAAAAGTTAAAAAGCTTTGATCCGATTCTTGCAGGAACGGTTCCAATTGATATTGCGATCGCTGATAGTGACCTTGATGTCATTTGCTGTTAG
- a CDS encoding gamma-glutamyltransferase: MKHLFSALFLSAASILPLSAQQTQKPVLHGRNWMAITGKPLAATAGAMIFQKGGNAVDASCAMLAATCTMWDTLSWGGETQVLIYNPKTKKVIAINAMGVAPTGATVDFFKNKGYNFPPEYGALAATTPGTPGGLIYMLINYGTLSLEQVLAPAMEMAAGYPIEAQAANSMERGKELIRQWPYSKKVFLTHSGEKREAPEAGEIFVQKDLLVTLTKMVEAEKTALKQGKNRKQALVAAYDRFYKGDIAKEFVRGCQEQGGLITMEDLAKWKPLEEAPLTVNYKGVDVYKLQQWTQGPAMLQALNILENFDLKGMGYNSSKYIHTLYQAMNLSFADRDFYYGDPATNPKGPIKGLLSKEYAKQRAQLIQFDKNNPDIGPGNPYPFEGKVNPYLDLLKKRGYELDTTKRNFAPKHDLGKLNNSPDDLYQERLWKGTTSIEAADKEGWVVSVTPSGGWLPACIAGETGIGMSQRMQSFVLDSTLNPFNVVAPGKRPRVTLSPSLALKDGKPFLASAVQGGDTQDQNLLQFFLNVTEFGMNVQQASEAANINTNQLWLSLGGTKTEDRKPKPGQILLNNNSSTAVREELKKMGYTLSFSDRTSGPINAIYFDWKHGSLWGGSSNHGEDYGIGW; encoded by the coding sequence ATGAAACACTTATTCTCCGCATTGTTCCTTTCTGCAGCTTCTATACTGCCGCTTTCCGCACAGCAAACCCAAAAACCAGTGCTGCATGGCCGCAACTGGATGGCCATTACAGGCAAACCTTTGGCCGCTACAGCAGGGGCAATGATCTTTCAGAAAGGGGGGAATGCCGTTGATGCATCCTGTGCGATGCTCGCTGCGACCTGTACCATGTGGGATACGCTGAGCTGGGGCGGAGAAACACAAGTCCTGATCTATAACCCTAAAACTAAAAAGGTCATCGCGATTAATGCGATGGGCGTGGCACCAACAGGGGCGACGGTAGATTTCTTTAAGAACAAAGGGTACAACTTCCCTCCGGAATATGGAGCTCTGGCGGCGACTACACCGGGCACGCCGGGAGGACTGATCTATATGCTGATCAATTATGGAACCCTGAGCCTGGAACAGGTACTTGCTCCGGCAATGGAAATGGCAGCGGGATATCCGATTGAAGCACAGGCTGCAAACAGTATGGAGCGTGGAAAAGAACTGATCAGGCAATGGCCCTATAGTAAAAAGGTATTTCTGACCCATTCGGGAGAAAAGAGAGAAGCGCCGGAAGCAGGGGAGATCTTTGTACAAAAAGACCTCCTGGTTACGCTGACTAAAATGGTAGAGGCCGAAAAAACAGCGCTTAAACAAGGAAAAAACAGGAAACAAGCGTTAGTGGCCGCCTATGATCGATTCTATAAGGGAGATATCGCCAAAGAATTTGTACGTGGTTGTCAGGAGCAGGGAGGCTTGATTACCATGGAAGACCTTGCAAAATGGAAACCCCTTGAGGAAGCGCCGCTTACCGTGAATTATAAAGGTGTTGATGTGTACAAACTTCAGCAGTGGACACAAGGTCCGGCGATGTTACAAGCTTTAAATATCCTTGAAAATTTTGACCTTAAAGGAATGGGGTACAACAGTTCAAAATATATCCATACTCTTTACCAGGCTATGAACCTTTCTTTTGCAGACCGGGACTTTTACTACGGTGATCCGGCAACTAACCCTAAAGGACCTATTAAAGGCTTGCTGAGTAAGGAATATGCCAAACAAAGGGCTCAATTGATTCAGTTCGATAAAAACAATCCGGATATCGGTCCCGGAAATCCATATCCGTTTGAAGGTAAGGTGAATCCTTACCTGGACCTCCTTAAAAAAAGAGGATATGAACTGGATACCACTAAACGTAATTTTGCACCTAAACATGATTTGGGTAAACTCAACAATAGTCCGGACGACCTGTATCAGGAAAGGTTATGGAAGGGTACCACCTCTATAGAGGCGGCGGATAAAGAAGGATGGGTGGTTTCTGTGACCCCAAGTGGCGGCTGGCTTCCGGCATGTATTGCGGGTGAAACGGGAATAGGAATGAGTCAGCGGATGCAAAGCTTTGTATTGGATTCCACGTTGAACCCTTTCAATGTCGTTGCCCCCGGGAAAAGACCAAGGGTAACATTATCTCCTTCACTGGCCCTAAAAGATGGTAAGCCTTTTCTGGCTTCCGCCGTACAGGGTGGTGATACTCAGGACCAGAATTTATTGCAGTTTTTTTTAAACGTGACGGAGTTTGGTATGAATGTGCAACAGGCCTCAGAAGCCGCAAACATCAATACCAATCAGCTATGGCTTTCTCTGGGAGGGACAAAAACGGAAGACCGTAAGCCCAAGCCAGGGCAGATTCTGTTAAATAATAATTCCTCAACGGCTGTCCGTGAGGAATTAAAGAAAATGGGGTATACGTTAAGCTTTTCTGACCGGACCAGCGGACCAATCAATGCCATTTATTTTGACTGGAAACATGGCAGTCTCTGGGGCGGATCAAGTAACCACGGCGAAGATTACGGGATCGGATGGTAA
- a CDS encoding nuclear transport factor 2 family protein — translation MMEKKYPLPPFTLETAIQKVQLAEDAWNSQDPERISMAYSLDTEWRNRDTFVNGRKAVQEFLKGKWKKELNYKLKKELWAYTDNRIAVRFEYEWQDQQGQWFRAYGNENWEFNEDGLMEKRYASINDLPIDKSERRL, via the coding sequence ATGATGGAAAAGAAATATCCGCTACCCCCATTTACGCTTGAAACAGCGATTCAAAAGGTTCAACTTGCCGAAGATGCCTGGAATTCACAGGACCCTGAACGCATTTCTATGGCGTATTCATTGGATACAGAATGGAGAAACCGCGATACATTTGTGAACGGGCGTAAAGCAGTTCAGGAATTCCTGAAAGGGAAATGGAAAAAAGAATTGAATTATAAGCTGAAAAAGGAATTATGGGCATATACCGACAACCGAATTGCGGTTCGGTTTGAATACGAATGGCAGGACCAGCAGGGGCAATGGTTCAGGGCCTATGGAAACGAAAATTGGGAGTTTAATGAAGACGGTTTGATGGAAAAACGTTATGCCAGCATTAATGACCTCCCAATTGACAAATCTGAGCGTCGGTTGTAA
- a CDS encoding class I SAM-dependent methyltransferase has translation MKENKYDDPDFFANYGNMPRSVEGLNAAGEWQVLQKMLPDFEGKSVLDLGCGFGWHCIYAKQQGAKRVVGIDLSAKMLERAKMKSAGLDIEYHQMAIEDIDFPREEFDLVISSLAFHYVKDFSLICQKINHCLKPGGHFIFSQEHPVFTSRPEQDWSVDEAGNRLHWPLDHYQEEGIRPTSFLGHTVTKYHRTLETVFNALIDSRFTLQRVSEPKPSEETLAAYPEMKDEKRRPIFLMVAAIKEN, from the coding sequence ATGAAAGAAAATAAATACGACGATCCTGATTTCTTTGCCAATTATGGCAATATGCCACGTTCCGTTGAAGGATTAAATGCTGCAGGAGAATGGCAGGTATTGCAGAAAATGCTGCCTGATTTTGAGGGAAAATCAGTGCTTGACCTGGGTTGTGGTTTTGGCTGGCATTGTATTTATGCCAAACAACAAGGTGCAAAAAGAGTGGTTGGAATTGACCTTTCTGCAAAGATGCTGGAAAGGGCTAAAATGAAATCTGCCGGACTGGATATTGAATATCACCAAATGGCCATTGAAGACATTGACTTTCCCAGGGAAGAGTTTGACCTGGTGATCAGCTCTCTGGCCTTTCATTATGTGAAAGATTTTAGCCTGATCTGCCAGAAAATAAATCATTGCCTTAAGCCAGGTGGCCATTTTATCTTTTCACAGGAACATCCGGTATTTACCTCCAGACCTGAACAGGACTGGTCTGTGGATGAAGCTGGAAACCGCTTGCACTGGCCATTAGATCATTATCAGGAGGAGGGGATCAGGCCTACCAGTTTCCTGGGACATACGGTTACCAAATACCATAGAACCCTGGAAACGGTCTTTAATGCCCTGATCGATTCCCGTTTTACTTTGCAAAGGGTTTCCGAGCCAAAGCCTTCCGAAGAAACACTGGCGGCTTACCCGGAGATGAAAGATGAAAAGCGCAGGCCAATTTTTTTAATGGTTGCTGCAATTAAAGAAAATTAA